In Campylobacter porcelli, the sequence GTGAGAAGTGATATGAGTGAGATAATTTCTATAAAAGATATTGATTTTAAAAGTGGTAGCAAAGTTCTTGTAAGGTGTGATTTTAACACTCCTATGGATGAATTTAATAACATCACAGATGATAGGAGAATTCGCTCAGTTATCCCAACTATAAGATATATTCTAGACCAGGGTTGCTCTGTGATTTTAGCAAGTCATTTAGGACGCCCAAAAAATGGCTACGAAGAGAAATATTCACTTCTACCAGTGGCTAAAAGACTTGGTAGATTGATGGATAGAGAGATTAAATTTGCTCATGATGTAATCGGTCATGATGCCAAAGAAAAGGTAGAAAAATTACAAGCTGGAGAGATATTATTATTAGAAAATTTACGCTTTGAAAAGGGCGAGACAAAAGATGATGCAAATTTAGCTAAATCTCTTAGCGAGTTAGCTGATTACTTTATTAATGATGCGTTTGGCGTGTGTCACAGAGCGCACTCTAGCGTGCATTCGATTACTAATTATTTTGATAACGAGCATAAAGCGGCTGGATTTTTGCTGATTAAAGAGATTGAATTTGGCCAAAATCTAATCCGCCATCCAAGTCGGCCATTTGTCGCAGTTACAGGCGGATCAAAGGTAAGTGGTAAGCTACAAGCCCTAACTAATCTACTTCCACGCATTGATAAGCTCATCATCGGCGGCGGTATGGCATTTACATTTTTAAAGGCTTTGGGTGAGAATATCGGAAACTCACTTTTGGAAGAGGAGCTTGTAGAAGAAGCGGCAAATATCCTTAAAAAGGGTCGTGAGCTAGGAGTTAAAATTTATTTGCCAGTTGATGTGGTGGCAGCTCAAAGCT encodes:
- a CDS encoding phosphoglycerate kinase yields the protein MSEIISIKDIDFKSGSKVLVRCDFNTPMDEFNNITDDRRIRSVIPTIRYILDQGCSVILASHLGRPKNGYEEKYSLLPVAKRLGRLMDREIKFAHDVIGHDAKEKVEKLQAGEILLLENLRFEKGETKDDANLAKSLSELADYFINDAFGVCHRAHSSVHSITNYFDNEHKAAGFLLIKEIEFGQNLIRHPSRPFVAVTGGSKVSGKLQALTNLLPRIDKLIIGGGMAFTFLKALGENIGNSLLEEELVEEAANILKKGRELGVKIYLPVDVVAAQSFSNDSAIKYVPVQEIPNGWMGLDIGPASVKLFKEAIADAQTIWWNGPMGVFEMDKFSKGSIKMSHAIGESFATTVVGGGDTADVVERAGDTDEMTFISTGGGASLELIEGKELPGVRVLLREDGL